From the Natrarchaeobaculum aegyptiacum genome, one window contains:
- a CDS encoding universal stress protein: MQLDSVLLAVGPGDADRRDDLAAAVLEVATPADATVTLAHVFTQEEYEEVIDRLEFDDDAEIEPDSVAERHATIRDIQSEFDEYGLEYDIRGAVGDHGDTIVSLAEEVDADRVVVGGRRRSPTGKAVFGSTAQEVLLSAPCPVTFVRSDDSF, encoded by the coding sequence ACGCCGACCGACGCGACGATCTCGCCGCAGCCGTCCTCGAGGTCGCGACGCCCGCAGATGCGACCGTGACGCTCGCACACGTCTTCACGCAAGAGGAGTACGAAGAGGTCATCGACCGACTGGAGTTCGACGACGACGCCGAGATCGAACCCGACAGCGTCGCCGAGCGCCACGCGACGATTCGGGACATTCAGTCCGAGTTCGACGAGTACGGCCTCGAGTACGATATCCGCGGCGCAGTCGGCGATCACGGAGACACGATCGTCTCGCTCGCAGAAGAGGTCGACGCCGACCGCGTCGTCGTCGGTGGACGCCGCCGCTCACCGACCGGAAAGGCCGTCTTCGGCTCGACCGCCCAGGAAGTGCTGCTGTCGGCTCCCTGCCCGGTGACGTTCGTCCGGAGCGACGACAGCTTCTGA